A genomic segment from Gopherus evgoodei ecotype Sinaloan lineage chromosome 6, rGopEvg1_v1.p, whole genome shotgun sequence encodes:
- the LOC115653976 gene encoding LOW QUALITY PROTEIN: cyclic AMP-responsive element-binding protein 3-like protein 3-B (The sequence of the model RefSeq protein was modified relative to this genomic sequence to represent the inferred CDS: deleted 1 base in 1 codon), with the protein MSCPEEVVALADEELLSFLLADDAPCAEFSENEANLLGNWGLLEPELLNDKEVEDFLSSLLSPFVEGPSALQGHSPLDSDSGISEDQNPFPSPSSWDASPARDLTSSPLSSNIVQVEHSYSFHQDRVALESVRAETAEGDISIDPDMWGNSVSAEETLVDEQSSSFPVAVPLDDFMLGTPIQFDFPELILTEEEKQLLEREGVSLPSHLPLTKAEERLLKRIRRKIRNKQSALDSRRRKKVYVDGLESRVVTCMAQNHELQKKVQLLQKENISLLEQLRRLQAMVRQSSTKTTTASTCIMVLLLSFCLILSPSLYPLGARVQQEGFRGGE; encoded by the exons ATGTCGTGCCCAGAAGAGGTGGTTGCCTTGGCAGATGAGGAGCTGCTCAGCTTCCTCCTGGCAGATGATGCTCCCTGTGCAGAGTTCTCAGAGAACGAAGCCAACCTGCTGGGAAACTGGGGTCTGCTGGAGCCCGAG ctcctgaatGACAAGGAGGTGGAGGACtttctcagctccctgctgagcccctttGTAGAGGGGCCGAGTGCCTTGCAGGGTCACTCGCCTCTCGACAGCGATAGCGGCATCTCTGAGGACCAgaatcccttccccagccccagcagctgggaTGCGTCTCCGGCCAGGGACCTCACCTCCAGCCCTTTGAGCTCTAACATCGTGCAGGTCGAACACAGCTACTCTTTCCATCAGGACAGGGTGGCGCTGGAGAGCGTGAGAGCTGAGACAGCAGAAGGAGACATCTCCATTGA CCCAGATATGTGGGGGAACTCGGTAAGTGCAGAGGAGACCCTGGTCGACGAGCAGAGTTCCAGCTTCCCAGTTGCTGTGCCCTTGGATGACTTCATGCTTGGGACCCCTATACAG TTCGATTTCCCGGAACTGATCCTGACAGAAGAGGAGAAACAGCTTCTG GAGAGAGAGGGTGTCTCCTTGCCATCCCACCTGCCCCTGACCAAG GCTGAGGAGCGGCTCCTGAAGAGAATCCGTCGAAAGATCCGGAACAAGCAGTCGGCACTGGACAGTCGGCGCAGGAAGAAGGTCTATGTGGATGGCTTGGAGAGCAG GGTCGTCACCTGCATGGCGCAGAACCAtgagctgcagaagaaggtgcagctgctgcagaaggagaATAT ATCATTGCTTGAGCAGCTACGGAGACTCCAGGCCATGGTGAGACAGTCCTCGACCAAAACCACCACCGCCAGCACCTGCATCATG GTCCTGCTCCTGTCCTTCTGCCTCATTCTCTCTCCCAGTCTCTATCCGCTCGGAGCCAGAGTGCAGCAGGAGGGATTCCGAGGAGGTGAGTGA